A window from Gammaproteobacteria bacterium encodes these proteins:
- the lysA gene encoding diaminopimelate decarboxylase — protein MDFFEYRDGVLHAEDVDLRRVARDYGTPCYVYSRATLERHWRAFDDALAGRPHLVCYAVKANSNLGLLNLLARLGSGFDIVSVGELERVVRAGGDPARVVFSGVGKRADEMRRALVLGIKCFNVESVPELERLQSVAAQLGKRAPVSLRVNPDVDAKTHPYISTGLKENKFGIAIDQALPVYLQAAAMPNIEVVGVDCHIGSQLTSVTPFVDALARVLSLIADLKSNGIQLHHLDIGGGLGIRYRGETPPSPADYLGALMPQLKDISLEILVEPGRAIVGNAGILLTQVEYLKCTPDKNFAVVDAAMNDLLRPSLYNAWQEIVPVVQGSGEKRSYDIVGPVCETGDFLGKDRDLAVAPGDLLAVRGAGAYGFSMSSNYNTRPRVAELLVDGANVHVVRRRETLEDMLAQEEVLP, from the coding sequence ATGGATTTTTTTGAATATCGTGATGGTGTGCTTCATGCCGAGGATGTAGACCTGCGGCGCGTGGCGCGCGATTATGGCACACCCTGTTATGTGTATTCCCGCGCCACGCTGGAACGCCATTGGCGTGCCTTTGACGACGCCTTGGCCGGGCGCCCGCATCTGGTCTGTTATGCCGTTAAAGCCAATTCCAATCTGGGATTATTGAATCTGCTGGCGCGTCTCGGCTCCGGTTTCGACATTGTGTCTGTTGGCGAACTGGAGCGTGTGGTACGCGCCGGGGGTGATCCGGCCAGAGTGGTGTTTTCGGGTGTCGGTAAGCGCGCCGATGAAATGCGGCGGGCGCTGGTGTTGGGGATTAAATGTTTCAATGTCGAATCGGTGCCGGAGCTGGAGCGTTTGCAATCCGTGGCGGCGCAATTGGGCAAGCGGGCGCCGGTATCCTTGCGCGTTAATCCTGATGTCGATGCCAAAACCCATCCCTACATTTCTACCGGGCTGAAGGAAAACAAATTTGGAATCGCGATTGATCAGGCGCTGCCAGTTTATCTGCAAGCCGCTGCGATGCCGAATATCGAAGTGGTGGGCGTGGATTGTCATATCGGTTCGCAATTGACGAGCGTCACCCCGTTTGTCGATGCCTTGGCGCGAGTGTTGAGTTTGATCGCAGACCTGAAGTCTAATGGGATTCAATTGCATCATCTTGATATTGGTGGCGGCCTGGGGATTCGGTATCGAGGCGAAACACCGCCGTCGCCAGCGGATTATCTCGGTGCCTTGATGCCGCAGTTGAAAGATATATCACTGGAAATTTTGGTGGAACCTGGTCGGGCGATCGTCGGTAATGCCGGGATCTTGCTGACGCAGGTGGAGTATCTCAAATGCACGCCGGATAAGAATTTTGCCGTCGTCGATGCGGCGATGAACGATTTGCTGCGGCCATCGCTTTATAACGCCTGGCAGGAGATTGTGCCGGTGGTGCAGGGGAGCGGCGAAAAACGTAGCTACGATATCGTTGGTCCGGTGTGCGAAACCGGCGATTTTCTCGGCAAGGATCGTGATTTGGCGGTTGCTCCGGGTGATCTGCTTGCTGTACGTGGCGCAGGTGCATACGGGTTTAGCATGAGTTCCAATTACAATACTCGGCCGCGCGTGGCAGAGTTGCTGGTGGATGGCGCTAATGTGCATGTTGTGCGGCGCCGTGAAACGCTTGAGGATATGTTGGCGCAAGAAGAAGTGTTGCCGTGA
- the argH gene encoding argininosuccinate lyase: protein MTDQQAKPWAGRFTEPTDAFVEAFTASVGFDYRLYRHDIAGSKAHARMLTHVGVLTEDECAKIIAGLDEILAEIEAGGFAWSVSLEDVHMNIEARLTDRIGIAGKKLHTGRSRNDQVATDVRLYLRDEIDAILAEIKRLQIALVDLAEREADTILPGFTHLQVAQPVTFGHHMLAWYEMLQRDAARLRDCRKRVNVMPLGSAALAGTSYPIDREYTAKLLGFEGICQNSLDAVSDRDFAIEFCAAASLVMTHMSRFSEELILWASAQFDFVDIPDSFCTGSSIMPQKKNPDVPELVRGKTGRVNGHLICLLTLMKGQPLAYNKDNQEDKEPLFDTIDTLRGSLKVYADMMATLRVKRDNMARAALRGFATATDLADYLVRNGVAFRDAHEVVGKAVRYGVEQQKDLSAMTLDELQRFSNVIGPDVFQVLTLEGSVAARNHLGGTAPAQVRAAIQRARQQLA, encoded by the coding sequence GTGACAGATCAGCAAGCCAAGCCTTGGGCCGGCCGTTTTACCGAACCGACAGACGCCTTTGTCGAGGCCTTTACCGCCTCGGTCGGCTTTGATTACCGCCTCTATCGCCACGATATCGCCGGGTCCAAGGCCCATGCCCGGATGTTGACCCATGTCGGCGTGCTGACTGAGGACGAGTGCGCCAAGATCATCGCCGGGCTCGACGAGATCCTGGCCGAGATTGAGGCCGGCGGTTTTGCCTGGTCGGTGTCGCTGGAAGATGTGCACATGAACATCGAGGCGCGGCTCACCGATCGCATCGGCATCGCCGGTAAGAAATTACACACCGGCCGTTCGCGCAACGATCAGGTGGCGACCGATGTCCGCTTGTATCTGCGCGATGAGATCGACGCCATTCTCGCCGAGATCAAGCGCCTGCAAATTGCCTTGGTCGATCTGGCCGAACGGGAAGCCGATACCATCCTGCCCGGATTCACGCATTTGCAAGTGGCGCAGCCGGTCACTTTTGGTCACCACATGCTGGCCTGGTACGAGATGTTGCAGCGCGATGCCGCGCGGCTGCGTGATTGCCGCAAACGGGTGAACGTGATGCCGCTGGGCAGTGCGGCGTTGGCAGGCACCAGTTATCCGATCGACCGTGAATATACCGCCAAGCTGCTCGGCTTCGAAGGGATATGCCAGAATTCACTGGATGCGGTGAGTGATCGTGATTTTGCCATCGAGTTTTGTGCTGCTGCTTCATTGGTAATGACGCATATGTCGCGTTTTTCTGAAGAATTAATTTTGTGGGCCTCGGCGCAGTTTGATTTTGTCGATATCCCGGACAGTTTCTGCACCGGCTCTTCGATCATGCCACAAAAGAAGAATCCGGATGTGCCGGAACTGGTGCGCGGCAAAACAGGCCGCGTTAATGGTCATCTGATTTGTTTGCTGACGTTAATGAAGGGGCAGCCACTGGCTTACAATAAAGACAATCAGGAAGACAAAGAACCCTTGTTCGATACCATTGATACCCTGCGCGGTTCGCTCAAAGTCTACGCCGACATGATGGCGACACTGCGCGTCAAGCGTGACAACATGGCACGCGCTGCGTTGCGTGGTTTCGCCACCGCCACCGATCTGGCGGATTATCTGGTGCGCAACGGTGTTGCCTTCCGTGATGCGCATGAGGTCGTCGGCAAGGCCGTACGTTACGGTGTTGAGCAGCAAAAAGATCTTAGCGCAATGACACTGGATGAGTTGCAGCGGTTTTCTAATGTCATCGGTCCAGATGTGTTTCAGGTGTTGACGCTGGAAGGTTCAGTGGCAGCACGCAATCATCTGGGCGGCACGGCGCCAGCGCAAGTGCGCGCGGCGATACAGCGCGCCCGGCAGCAACTGGCGTAA
- a CDS encoding lipoprotein: protein MPKFMRWLAGVAVLSVVLAGCGQKGDLYFPDRDTQRTTG, encoded by the coding sequence ATGCCGAAATTCATGCGGTGGTTGGCTGGGGTGGCAGTGTTGTCTGTGGTGCTCGCCGGCTGTGGCCAGAAAGGTGATTTGTACTTCCCGGATCGGGATACGCAGCGGACAACAGGGTGA
- a CDS encoding class I adenylate cyclase, with amino-acid sequence MLKILSKITFAEVEAIKKRFLMINRERLRRAEDCMRNNQRDFLDFLPLLFHTNHTRLPGYSSKDTPAGICDYVPSSRALTAANKYVNRFEYQKRAMPRYDIISMFLMGSSGTVAYSKKSDFDIWLCHQNDLSAERLAELQSKATAIEQWADEQGLEVHFFLMEPESFKAGKIVDLSSESSGTAQYYLLLEEFYRTSLLLAGRYPAWWLVPVEEEANYAAYIKGLQEKRLIGESETVDFGGIPTVPAEEFFGAALWQLFKGIDSPYKSVLKLLLMEVYAHEYPNIELLCLRFKKAIFNGENDLDRLDPYLMLYKKLEEYLVKREDEERLELVRRCFYLKVGQKLSLPEPKDFDWRRDVMRSQSNSWGWERGQVQTIDNRANWKIQQVVKERGILVKELTYTYQFLSDFARKYAQLAAINQRDMTALGRKLYAAFERKTGKVEIVNRGISENVWEPVLTFYQIRQRDHQGGWTVLVDGSGEVGDPNNSSTAVKRAHSLIEALSWAHFNGLMDATTVPKAIRADGRQITREIEDFERAIVKLMPRSLVLETNVDALGRSVKVQQAVVVVNLGADPMAQNVRDGKCLASNRMDAFSYGGMFECLISSFDMILLTSWKEVVTSHHSGIENVLNGISSYFQWSPPSKGVAPPAPEVLCVSQNHTTTIRQRVERLFKELIDCFYGSKEGVNNRFVFMVERIYYVLYLEDDALRYQRLPSYADLLRYLGKGRQTFGRVIVDDAALNDTLLPLMLKFNKPGVVQLFYKDEGRVADVYVLDEHGSLFYQQVEFFDSQRLLLHFRKFFDSVLHRQYFQLSGLEGASGDAAEIEYFRISRNSQNQLQVGRIEPVEGTVKGFFSIQVLAENNDVAPNSFRIYCDDREFSSLEYGSRLFSEVAAYIVSRRQGGQRYPIFITDLDLPPSMFADYGGGRAPIADFLNYKKNIEIKLNEALDVLSRGGVHPLRPGS; translated from the coding sequence ATGTTGAAGATACTATCAAAGATCACTTTTGCTGAAGTCGAGGCGATTAAAAAACGCTTTCTGATGATTAACAGGGAGCGGTTGCGCCGTGCAGAAGATTGCATGCGCAATAACCAGCGGGATTTCCTTGATTTTTTGCCGCTGCTGTTTCATACCAACCATACCCGGTTGCCCGGGTATTCCTCTAAAGATACGCCGGCGGGAATTTGTGACTATGTGCCGAGCAGTCGGGCGCTAACGGCGGCCAATAAATACGTCAATCGCTTTGAATATCAAAAACGGGCGATGCCGCGTTACGACATCATTTCGATGTTCCTGATGGGGAGTAGCGGCACGGTCGCCTATTCGAAAAAAAGCGACTTTGATATCTGGTTATGCCATCAAAACGACCTCAGTGCCGAGCGCTTGGCGGAACTTCAATCCAAGGCCACGGCCATTGAGCAGTGGGCCGATGAACAGGGATTGGAAGTTCACTTTTTCCTGATGGAGCCTGAGAGCTTTAAGGCGGGCAAGATTGTCGATTTGTCGTCGGAAAGCAGCGGCACGGCGCAATATTATCTGTTGCTGGAAGAATTTTATCGCACCAGCTTGTTACTGGCGGGGCGCTATCCTGCCTGGTGGCTGGTGCCTGTGGAGGAAGAGGCAAACTATGCCGCGTATATCAAAGGTTTACAGGAAAAACGTTTGATTGGCGAGAGTGAGACCGTCGATTTTGGCGGTATTCCTACGGTGCCTGCGGAAGAATTTTTTGGCGCTGCACTGTGGCAGCTGTTTAAGGGGATCGATTCGCCTTACAAGTCGGTGCTTAAATTGTTGTTGATGGAAGTGTATGCCCACGAATATCCGAATATCGAATTGCTGTGTTTGCGTTTCAAAAAGGCGATATTCAATGGTGAAAATGATCTGGACCGTCTTGATCCCTATTTGATGCTCTACAAAAAACTGGAAGAGTATCTGGTCAAGCGTGAAGATGAAGAAAGATTGGAGTTGGTGCGGCGTTGTTTTTATTTAAAGGTGGGTCAAAAACTAAGTCTGCCAGAGCCGAAAGATTTTGATTGGCGGCGTGATGTCATGCGTTCGCAGTCGAATTCCTGGGGTTGGGAACGCGGTCAGGTGCAAACCATCGACAATCGCGCGAACTGGAAAATCCAGCAGGTCGTCAAGGAGCGCGGAATACTGGTTAAGGAATTGACCTACACCTATCAGTTTCTATCGGATTTTGCGCGTAAATATGCGCAACTCGCCGCCATCAACCAGCGCGATATGACGGCGCTTGGCCGTAAGCTATACGCTGCATTTGAGCGCAAAACCGGCAAGGTCGAGATTGTTAATCGCGGGATATCGGAAAATGTATGGGAGCCGGTGCTGACCTTTTACCAAATTCGGCAACGGGATCATCAGGGTGGCTGGACGGTGTTGGTGGATGGGTCGGGTGAGGTGGGCGATCCCAATAATAGTTCAACGGCAGTCAAGCGCGCGCATAGTTTGATAGAGGCGTTATCGTGGGCGCACTTTAATGGCTTGATGGATGCAACCACGGTACCGAAGGCAATTCGTGCCGATGGCCGCCAGATAACGCGTGAGATTGAAGACTTTGAGCGGGCGATCGTGAAGCTCATGCCGAGATCATTGGTGCTGGAAACCAATGTCGATGCTTTAGGTCGGTCAGTAAAGGTGCAGCAGGCGGTTGTAGTCGTCAATCTTGGTGCTGATCCGATGGCGCAAAATGTGCGCGATGGCAAGTGCCTGGCCAGTAATCGTATGGATGCCTTCAGCTACGGCGGCATGTTCGAATGTCTGATCAGTAGCTTTGACATGATTCTGCTTACCAGTTGGAAAGAGGTGGTAACCTCGCATCATTCCGGGATTGAAAATGTGCTCAATGGCATCTCATCATATTTTCAATGGTCGCCCCCTTCAAAAGGGGTTGCGCCGCCGGCACCCGAGGTGTTGTGTGTCAGCCAAAATCACACAACAACAATCAGGCAGCGTGTTGAGCGATTGTTTAAAGAATTGATTGATTGTTTCTACGGGAGTAAAGAAGGGGTAAATAATCGCTTTGTGTTTATGGTGGAGCGTATCTATTACGTGCTCTATCTGGAAGATGACGCGTTACGTTATCAGCGGTTACCTTCATATGCCGATTTGTTGCGATATCTGGGTAAGGGGCGGCAAACGTTCGGTAGGGTGATCGTTGATGATGCGGCGCTTAATGACACTTTGTTGCCGCTAATGTTGAAATTTAATAAGCCTGGTGTGGTGCAGCTTTTCTACAAGGACGAGGGGCGAGTCGCGGATGTTTATGTGCTGGATGAGCATGGATCGTTATTCTACCAGCAGGTGGAGTTTTTTGATTCGCAGCGTTTGCTGTTGCATTTCCGGAAATTTTTTGACTCGGTATTGCATCGGCAGTATTTTCAGTTATCAGGATTGGAAGGAGCTTCTGGTGATGCGGCCGAAATAGAATATTTCCGTATCAGTCGCAATAGTCAGAATCAATTGCAAGTGGGTCGTATCGAACCCGTCGAAGGAACGGTAAAAGGCTTTTTCAGTATCCAAGTGCTGGCCGAAAATAACGATGTGGCACCGAATAGTTTCCGGATTTATTGCGATGATCGCGAGTTTTCCTCGCTGGAATATGGCAGCCGCTTATTTTCTGAGGTGGCAGCTTATATTGTATCCAGGCGCCAGGGTGGCCAGCGTTACCCCATTTTTATTACGGACCTTGATTTGCCGCCGAGCATGTTTGCCGATTATGGCGGTGGTCGGGCTCCGATTGCCGATTTTCTCAATTACAAGAAGAATATTGAGATCAAGCTCAATGAAGCGTTAGATGTGTTGTCGAGAGGGGGTGTGCACCCTCTTCGGCCAGGCAGTTAA
- a CDS encoding alpha/beta fold hydrolase → MNELLPAVEINPPGPGRASVIWLHGLGADGYDFAGVVPELRLAPALGIRFVLPHAPQIPVTINGGYVMRAWYDIRHSDLRETEDAAGICASAAAIEQLIAHEKALGIPARRIILAGFSQGGAIALHTGLRHPETLGGILALSTYLPLADDAVTKLHKQSLTTPIMMAHGTADTIVPWAAGCKSRDLLRSLGYQVEWREYPMPHSVCGEEIEDIAHWLKRILEH, encoded by the coding sequence ATGAACGAACTGCTCCCCGCCGTTGAAATCAACCCGCCAGGCCCAGGCCGCGCCAGCGTCATCTGGCTCCATGGCCTGGGGGCTGATGGTTATGACTTCGCTGGCGTCGTCCCGGAGCTGCGCCTCGCTCCCGCCCTTGGGATTCGCTTCGTCCTGCCACACGCCCCACAGATACCCGTCACCATCAATGGCGGTTACGTCATGCGCGCCTGGTATGACATCCGCCATTCCGATTTGCGCGAGACTGAAGACGCGGCGGGGATTTGCGCCTCCGCTGCCGCCATCGAACAATTAATCGCTCACGAAAAGGCGTTGGGGATTCCGGCGCGACGCATCATCCTGGCGGGCTTTTCTCAAGGTGGCGCCATCGCCCTGCACACCGGACTGCGCCATCCCGAGACACTGGGCGGCATCCTTGCCCTCTCAACTTACCTGCCGCTGGCCGATGACGCCGTAACCAAGCTTCACAAACAGTCGCTCACCACACCGATCATGATGGCCCACGGCACTGCGGATACTATCGTGCCATGGGCTGCGGGTTGCAAATCGCGAGACTTGTTACGCAGTTTAGGTTATCAAGTAGAGTGGCGCGAATATCCAATGCCGCATAGCGTTTGTGGCGAGGAAATTGAGGATATTGCGCACTGGTTAAAGCGAATACTTGAACATTAA
- a CDS encoding GGDEF domain-containing protein, with translation MEQLELKAAQQTLQSAPIGILLLGVDGRIQWHNDKLLELLDLKAAQLLNQNVKTLANELRGVFVDPPDMILLQHGDQQRWLRCNSQQSNGSSVIFYVDITEEQRLKLERDKLSEELQRLTTRDPITGLPNQRALMQGLEPLVSRSRRYSNPLSLIKLNVCVRGGKLSLPKQEEAWRKVGQALKDQMRWADIIGRYQGSDFLLILPETPEDAAQQLADKISSLIAEIKFNDAEGNLLALDPYCGVASWTKGDDSALMILRADERMQAARQAGTPVLMPS, from the coding sequence ATGGAACAACTGGAACTCAAAGCGGCTCAGCAGACGCTGCAAAGTGCACCGATCGGCATTTTGTTACTGGGCGTCGATGGCCGCATCCAATGGCACAACGATAAGCTACTGGAGCTGCTTGACCTAAAGGCCGCGCAATTGCTCAACCAAAACGTGAAAACACTGGCCAATGAATTACGCGGTGTGTTTGTCGATCCCCCGGATATGATTCTGTTGCAACATGGCGATCAGCAGCGTTGGTTACGCTGCAACAGCCAGCAAAGCAACGGCAGCTCGGTGATCTTCTATGTTGATATCACCGAGGAACAACGGCTCAAACTGGAACGCGACAAGCTGAGCGAGGAGCTGCAACGCTTGACCACTCGCGACCCCATTACCGGCCTACCAAATCAGCGCGCGTTGATGCAAGGACTGGAACCTCTGGTCTCGCGTAGCCGCCGTTATAGCAATCCACTGTCTTTGATCAAACTCAATGTCTGCGTGCGCGGCGGCAAACTTTCGCTGCCCAAACAGGAGGAGGCGTGGCGCAAAGTTGGCCAGGCGCTGAAAGATCAAATGCGCTGGGCCGATATCATCGGCCGTTATCAAGGCAGTGACTTCCTGCTGATCCTGCCCGAAACCCCTGAAGACGCCGCACAACAGTTGGCGGACAAAATCAGCAGTCTGATCGCCGAAATCAAATTCAATGACGCCGAAGGCAACCTGCTCGCCCTCGATCCCTACTGCGGCGTTGCCAGCTGGACTAAAGGTGATGATTCAGCGCTGATGATTCTCCGCGCCGACGAGCGGATGCAGGCCGCGCGCCAGGCGGGAACGCCGGTATTGATGCCGAGCTGA
- a CDS encoding histidine kinase, whose protein sequence is MNPMNPNPPPGKDRPELFLPDFCNIRIVFAVIVIAELLAFIVTLASPAGRGGGWTQLSLLSLYIQWLALAGSGTLCLLRPWLGRLDAQRATLASYGLLIGTTLLIAEITYWGGQTLADGAVAVGMSHAEFLGRNLGISAITSFLTLRYFYLRHQLKLNVAAEHQARLQALQARIQPHFLFNSLNTIASLIRHQPRVAETAVEDLADLFRTTLKDSRELVPLATELELARRYLQIEQLRLGERLHVEWNVDQVPQDALLPTLTLQPLLENAIYHGIESLAEGGIIHVHGELKRQQINFSIRNPRANVAQAQHPGHHLALDNIRQRLLAHFEEDAKLETDAGDGYYEVRLLWPYRVSES, encoded by the coding sequence ATGAACCCTATGAATCCCAACCCGCCGCCAGGGAAGGACCGGCCGGAGCTGTTTCTGCCGGACTTCTGCAATATCCGCATCGTGTTCGCGGTGATTGTCATCGCCGAACTGCTGGCCTTTATCGTCACCCTCGCCAGCCCAGCGGGGCGCGGCGGCGGCTGGACGCAGCTCAGCCTGCTGTCGCTTTACATCCAATGGCTGGCGCTGGCAGGCAGCGGCACCCTATGCCTGTTGCGACCGTGGCTGGGCCGGCTGGATGCTCAACGCGCCACACTGGCCAGTTATGGGCTCCTGATCGGCACCACACTGCTGATCGCCGAAATTACCTACTGGGGCGGACAGACCTTGGCCGATGGTGCCGTCGCCGTTGGCATGAGTCACGCTGAATTTCTCGGCCGCAACCTTGGCATCAGCGCTATCACCAGTTTTTTGACCCTGCGTTATTTTTATTTGCGCCACCAACTCAAGCTCAACGTCGCCGCCGAACATCAGGCGCGGTTGCAAGCGCTACAGGCGCGCATCCAGCCACACTTTCTGTTCAATAGTCTCAACACCATCGCCAGCCTGATCCGGCATCAGCCGCGCGTCGCCGAAACCGCCGTTGAAGACCTGGCCGATTTATTCCGTACCACGCTTAAAGATTCACGCGAACTGGTACCGCTGGCCACGGAACTGGAACTGGCACGGCGTTATCTGCAAATCGAGCAATTACGCCTGGGCGAACGATTGCATGTCGAATGGAATGTGGATCAAGTGCCACAAGACGCGTTGCTGCCAACACTGACCCTGCAACCACTGCTGGAAAATGCCATTTATCACGGCATTGAATCGCTGGCCGAAGGCGGCATAATTCATGTACACGGCGAACTCAAACGCCAACAAATCAACTTCAGCATTCGCAACCCGCGCGCTAACGTGGCGCAAGCACAACATCCCGGTCACCATCTGGCGCTGGATAATATCCGCCAACGCCTGCTCGCCCATTTTGAAGAAGACGCAAAGCTGGAGACCGACGCCGGAGACGGTTACTATGAAGTGCGTTTGTTATGGCCGTA